Part of the Candidatus Poribacteria bacterium genome, AAACTGCACTGCCCATATTCATTTCAAACAGGAACTGTTCCGTTTTACCTGCCTTTAGGACGACAACATCGCCATCTTCGTCGCCGAGGTAGACCTTGCCGTCTACAACATAGGGTGAGCCCCAAATAGCGGCAAAGGTATCGTACTTCCAGTAGAGATCACCGGTGTTGACATCTAAGCAGTAGAGAAATCCGCTGAGGTCTGCGATGTAGAGAAGTTCATCGGCAATGGCGACAGTGGACATCGTGCGATTGAACTGCTCATCCCCGAAGTGCCATATTCCAGCGGTCTCGGTAATATCACCGGTTTGGGAGGCATCGATGCACCAGAGGTGTCCTACACCTTCACCGTGCTCGGGGTCTTGTCCAACAGCGATAAAGACCTTATCGTCATAAACGACAGGCGTTGAGATGATGTTATTGCGTGTGCCGCGTCCACCGAGTTCCCAGACAGAAGCTTTCGGGTTACAGTCAAACTTCCAGATAATGTCGCCGGTTTCTGGTGCAAACGCATAGACCCAGCCGTCTCCGCCGGGGATGATAACCTGTGGCACACCTTTGATAACGCCATAAGCGGGGTTTGACCACTGCCCGTGTAGTATACCTTCACCGGGAGAAGCATCTTCCCAGACGAGTTCCCCAGTGTTTTTATTCAACGCAATGAAGGATGGGGCATCAGGAGAAGGGATGTGGATATGCCCTTCATCAACACCGTTACTTGTTTCAAGAAAAAGGAGATCACCGACAACGAGTGGTGAACAGGTGGCGAGATTATGCGGAAAAACATCCAATTCATCCATCATATCATAACTCCAGATGATATCGCCATCAATCTCGCTTGTTTCGGTTTCGTTGGTAAAGGGACCGTCGTTTTCACCATCAAGGAAACCTTCAGTGTCAACACAGACGACTTCACAACGGTTAGAGATATAGTAGAGTCGGTCGCCCTCAATAAACGGTGTGGAACAAATTCCTTGTAGGGGCCAGTCGTTGACTCTACCAGAGGTGAGTTTGGTGTGGGTTGACTGCCATAGGAATTTGCCATCGGATTCGCGAAATGCCATGAGATTCCCGCGGTCGCCGGTGAGTTTCGGGTTGTAGAGTGCTTTGTTATTTGTTCCAACAAAGACCTTTCCGCCAATGACGAGGGGCCCTGCGTAACTCTGCGAACCGAGTTCTGCGGTCCATTTGATATTTTCACCGGTTTCGAGATCCCAACTTGCTGGGATATTCTTTTCGTCAGAGACCATGTTCCGGCTTAACGTTCCACCCCATAAAGCGATTTCTTTTTCAGCAGAGGCGGTGGATACAGCAAAAGCAAGAAATACTGCAAGTTTTATGAGGTAGATAGATCGTAATTTCCAAAGCGGTTTCAATTGAACGACTCCTTATGATTTGATATTATTCGTGGTTCGTTTACCATACTTTTAGATTGTCGTAGTAGATAACAGTTGCGGAGTAACCGTAGATGCCGGGGCTTCCCTCGCGATTCGGTAGTGGGTCTTCAGCAGTGATTGTCCATTCTGCAGGCTCAGGTTCACCGGTTCGCCATACCTTTCCTCGAATCAGGGCTTTATCGTTTATCACCTCTACCATCATCTTCATGGTGTACCAGACATCCGTCTCCCATTCAAAGTCAATAGTTTTCGCCATGCGTAAGTCTGATGCCCACGAACGGATTTGCAGGCGTTGGTGTCTGCCCTGCATATCCAATGTGTAGCGGTTGGCGATTAAGCCCATGTCTGGCAGTCTGCGTTTATCTTTGGTGCCCATTAGGTCAACTTGAATTTGATAGTTTTTCATTGTTGAGGGACCGAGATAGACATTAGAGCGGTTTAAGCCGCGTTGGACTGGTGTTTTGACTAAAACTTTACCGCCATCCTTCTCACGGACAAAGAATTTGCCGGTCGCGCCAATCCAATGTGTTGGTATCTTTTCGAGTTCAATCGTCTCAAAATCCTCTGTCCACGGGAGCGATGGTATAACGCGGACGCGAGCCATCGCTTTCATATCACCGGATTGCACGGCGACAGTGCCAGCATGCGCCCCTGCACTTTTATCGGGTGTGAATGTGTTGTTTTGTAGTGTCCCTGTTAATCCAGTTTTCATCCACTCTATAGCGCCGACTGCGCTCGTCTGTTTTCCGTTTGCATCGAACCCGATGACCCTGAATTCAATAGGATCGCCTGATGTGAGTTTTTCAGCGGGCGTAAGCAACAATGAGACAGCTGGAGCAGTGTTCATCTCAAGAGGTTTAGGCACCATCTCTTTGCTGGCACAACCAGCGGCAAGTAGACAGACAATCAGTATAGCGGACATTGAAATAGAAATTCTCATTATTCATTTCTCCCGATACAGTAAAGGCGTTCTTCTGTAGTGAAATAGATACGTCCATCAGCAATAGCGGGTGAACCGTAGATTTCGACGTAGTGATCTTCGTCTGCCCGGCTTATCTCTTGCGTGCTTAATGTCTCACACTTATCTTCGCCGGGTTGAAGGATGACAAATCCGCCGTTGACTTCCGTGACATAGAGTTTTCCATCTGCCCAAGCCGGTGAACCTTTACCAACTTTACCGATATTGTGCATCCAGAGTAACTCACCCGTATCCGCATTAACAGCATGAACATTAGCGGAGTTATCCACGACATAGAGGTGTCCGCCGTGAATTGTAGGGGATGCGTATCCGACGTTAACGGCATCGTACCGCCAGAGTTCGTGGGTTTTGGTGACATCACCAGAACCAGTTGCATCGATACAGACAACACGTCCCATTTCGGTACTATCTATATTCTCTTCACTATGCGAGGTGTAGACCTTCGTGCCTGAAACGACGACGGATGTATTGATCCCGCGTTGACTTAATTTAAATCCCCAGACCATCTCTCCGGTACTCTGTTTCATAGCGTAGATACCGCCATCGGCATTACCACCGATGATGAGTTGTTGTCCATTGATATTGGCAACGACGGGTGTAGAGTAAGTCGTGTCTAAAGGTCTACCACCGGGGGTCGAAATCCAAATCAGTTCACCGGTCCCTTTGTCGAAAGCGAAGTAGCGGTGGCGTGTCGCGGCGTGCGCGCCCCATCCTGAGTTAAGATAACTGATAACGACAAGGTCGCCTGCGATAATAGGCGTATGTACACGTCCACCGTAACCGGATATCCGTCCATACTCCTCCGTGAGTGAGCGGGACCAGACGATATTTCCGTCTTTGTCAAAGCAGAAGAAGAGCCCTTGGACACCGTGTGCATAGATATTCCCGGTTTCGGGGTCGCCAGCGAGGCTTGTCCAGCCGACACGGTTGAAGGAGATCGTGGTGTGAAAGACGTTAAATTGATAATTCCAAATCAGTTCGCCGGTTTCTGCGTCGAAACAGGCGATGCGTTCCTGTTCGGTGATGTCTTTGCCGACACGCCCGATGACATAGACTCTGTCGTTAAGAACGATCGGTGTGGAACGCCCGATAAATTCTGCTTCCCAAAGTAGGTTTTCACCTTCGACCGACCAATTTGAGATTAACCCAGTTTCAGGAGAGGTGCCGTTTTGATTCGGTCCTCGCCACGTTGGCCAATCACCAGCCACAACGGACATAGGAACGGCAACTAAAAGAAAACAAATGAATAACCGACAACAGATCGGTTTCTGATAACGCAAATTTCTGTTCCTCCTCGTGTATGTTACGTGTATCTGCAATCTTATTATAGTAGATTTCGTAATTACTTATACACTCGTATCGTCGTGTGAACTTTGAAGTTATATGCTACAGGAACAGTTTCCTATGCTACAAGGAAACCCAAACTAAAAGTTTAGGCTACAAGTGTAAACTTATTTTCGGATTTTACTATAAGACGCTGAAAAAGGTCTTAATGTTTAACTCGGCACGCCTATTAGAGTGCCTTATGGTACAGCATTCATAAATCTGACAGCGCACCAGATGGTTTTGTTCTGAATATCTTTTGATATATTATTATATCACTTCTGGTGTTTTTGAGAAAGGATTTAAATTGAGGAATAGTTGTCAACAGATAGCCATAGGTTTCTATGAGCAGGCAGCGGTCAAGGTGCCTCTGAAAACAGATAGATTTAGCGTTTTGTAGGTGGGCCTTAAAGGAAAGGATACGTAGTGTGATAGAACCGTTTTCAAGCGGATCAAGTTTCTTGGGAACTCCGTGTTCATTTTTTCTCTACTACTGCCGCAATCTTGGCTTCAATCTTTCGGGCAATGTTCTGGGCGAAATGGAGTTGATTTGACGATGGCCTGCTTGTCATGACAAGCACCCCGACATTGTCCTTCACGAACAAGAGAGGACTGCTCATTTTGACAGTGTGCTGATTGAGATGGCACCATGTGGCATCTCCGATGACAGCATCGGGACTCAGCTGGGGGTAAAAGTACAACTCGGCGGCAATAGTGCCACTCAATGCGTCTACCCCTCTTTTCGCAGTGTACGCGGAGTCAAATAACCAATATCGAATAACCAATTGACTTTCATTCCACCGCTGCTCGAATCCTACGATAATAGATAATTTCGAGTTTCCAGGGAGGCGGTCACTCGATGTGAGTCGCATCATACGGAGATCGTCCTGTGTGAGAATAACCGGATCAAGTCTCATGACGCGATTGATATTAAAGAGAATTCCGCACCCAATTAGGGTTATTGTCACGAGCAGCAGAAAACCGATGCTGCTTACTGGCATACTCTGTCTTGAGAGAATCTGTGTTTTCATTTTTTCTCCAATACTGACTCAATTTTGGATTCAATCTTTCGGTTGATGGATCTCGTCAGGGTGTGCTGGAAACTTAGACCCGAAATCCAATACTATAGGTGTGAGGAATTATCATTTAACCGAGGACGTGTCCCATAGGAGAATTGTTCCATCCACACTGCCACTGACGAGCGTTTTGCCGTCAGGTGAAAAACTCACACCCTCAACACTACCCATATGCCCCATGAGGGTTTTCAATAAGTTACCTGTCTCGACATCCCAGAGCCGAACCGAACCATCCGAATTCCCACTCGCAAGGGTCTTGCCATTCGGGAAAAAACTCACACTTTTAACCTCACCTGTATAGGTTGAGAAGGATTTCAATAGTTTGCCCGTCTCAACATCCCATAAACGCACCGAACTGTCCACACTGCTACTGCCGAGTACCGTGCCGTCTGGAGAGAAACTCACACTCAAAACACTCCCCATATGCCCCGTAAGGGTTTTCAACAAGTCCCCTGTCTCAGTATCCCAGCACCGAACCGAACCGTCCGTACCCGCACTGGCGATCATCTTGCCATCCGGCGAAAAACTCACACTCAAAACCGCCCCCGTATGCTCTGTGAGAGATTTCAATAGGTTACCCGTTTCGGCATCCCACAAACGAACTGTTCTGCCCACATCGCCAATAACGATCTTTTCCGCGACACCGCCACTGACAATCACCTCGCCATCCGGCGAAAAACTCACACTTGAAACCCGCCACTTACGCCCTTTGTGGGTTTTCAATAGGTTGCCTGTCTCGGCATCCCATAAACGAACCGTCTTGTCCTGACTTACACTGAGGACCCTCTTGCCATCTGGAGAGAAATCGACACGCGTAACCTCGCTTTTATGTTCCGTGAGTGATTTCAATAGGTTGCCTGTCTCGGCATCCCATAAACGAACCGTCCTGTCCGAACTCCCACTGACGATCCTCTTGCCGTCAGGTGAAAAACTCACGCTCTTAACATTACTCACATGCCCGGTGAGGGATTTGGATTTCAATAGGTTGCCTGTCTCAACATCCCACAAACGAACTGTCCTGTCCAGACTCGCACTGGTGAGCGTCTTACCGTCAGGTGAAAACCTCACATTTAAAACACTACCTGTATGCCCCGTGAGGGTTCTCAAGTGCCTGCCTGTCTCAACATTCCATAAACGAACCTTAGCATTCACACTTGCACTGGCGAGCGTCTTGCCATCGGGAGAAAAACTGGCACTCAAAACACGATGCCTATGCCGCTTGAGTGATTTCAATAGGTTGCCCGTCTCAACATCCCAAAACCGAATGGTCCCGTTGCTACTTGCACTGGCGAGCGTCTTGCCGTCAGGCGAAAAACCCACATTTAAAACACCGCCTATATGCCCCGTGAGGGTTCTCAAGTGCTTGCCCGTCTCAACATCCCACAAACGAATTGTCTTGTCCCAACTTCCAGTAACGAGCATCTTACCGTCAGGAGAGAAACCGGCACTTGAAATACTATGAACAGGCATGTAGCCAGCATGTCTATGCGCCGTGAGTGATTTCAATAGGTTGCCTGTCTCAACATCCCAAAACCGAATCGAACCGACTACACCACCACTGACAAGTAACTTACCATCCGGCGAAAAACTCACATTTAAAACACTACCTGTATGCCCCGTGAGAGTTTTCAAGAGATTCCGCGTCTCGACATCCCAGAGCCGAACCGAACCGTCCGCGTTCCCACTAACGAGCACCTTGCCATCCGGCGAAAAACTCACACTCTTAATACTACCGGTATGCGCTGCGGATAAGTCAATTTCTTTTCCCGTCTGTATATCATAGAGCCAAATGCCGATAGACGTTGTTACAGCAAGCCGGGTGTCATCTGGTGAAAATTGAATTTCCTTTATAGTACCTTTCCCAAGTCGGAGTTTTGCCCCTGCCGGTAAACGCCATTTGATGTAGTTTTGGGCAGATGTACTTGGGATAGAGGTCATTAAAACCAGAATCAACGTTAAAAAAATGGGAGATTGTTTAATAGACATTTGCAGTTCCTTTTAGCATGTCGGCACATTCCGCTTTGAGAGCGTCTGTGTTTTATTTTTCCTTCAATACTGCCGCAATTTGGGTTTCAATATGTCGGGCAATGTCCCTGGCGTCCTGTAGTCGATTCGATGGGGGTCCGTTTGTCCTGACGCTGACAAAGAGATTGTGTTTCACGAAATATATGTCAGTAGGTCCCCTTTCGCATTCCTCCCAACTCCTGTGGATGTTGCGCCATGTCGCATCCCCAATGACATCCTCGGGATTTAGCTCGGGGTGAAAGTTCGGCACCGCGGCAAAAAGCCATGTCCATTCTGCTTCCGCCGCTTTTTTCGCAGTAGACGAGGAATGAAATAACCAATATTGAATATTCAGATCTCCTCCACTCCATCCCTGCTCGAATCCTGCGATAACAGGTAATTTCTTTATAGATGAGAGATCATTTAGGTTTCTACTGGTACGTCCACTCTTCCTTAATCCCATCTTATGGAGATCGTCCAGTGTGAGGAGAACGGTATCGGATTCTATGACACGATTGACGAATCCCCTACATCCGAGCAGCGTTATTATCACGAGCAGAAGAGAACCGATGAGGCTTAGCGGAGTATTCCGCCTTGAGAGACTCTGTGTTTTCATTTTTCCTCCAATACTGCCGCAATTTTGGCTTCAATTTTCCGGGCAACGTCCCGAGCGAACTGGCGTTGATTTTTTGCCATGACGAGGACGGCGACATTGTTTTTCACGAACAAAATTTCAATATCGTTTATCTTTTCCGTCTGTCTCTTGGGGATGTAGTGCCATGTCGCATCCCCAATGACATCCTCGGGATGTAGCTCGGGATGAAACTTCGCCGGGCGGGCAACGCGGTATCCCCACGCATTCTTCCACACTTTTTGGGCAGTGTCCTCGGAGGGAAATAAATAATATCGAACAATCAGTTGATTTACATTCCACCGCTGTTCACATCCTACGATAATAGATGATTCCTCTGGAAATCCATAAAGGCGGAGATTCTCCATGAGTCGCATTGTCGGGAGATCATCCTGTATGAGGATAACAGGATCAAGTCTCATGACGCGATTGACATTGCGATTGACATTAAAGAGAATCCCGCACCCGATTAGAGATGTTGTCACGAGCAGAAGAAAACCGATGAAGTGTAATCGATACATCATAAACAAAAACCTCTTTTTTACTTGATGTTGGTTACCAATGCATTTGAATCCGAGATGAATTCTCCACTTTCAGAACGGAACATACCTTTCCTGCTGTTAAAGACACAATTTTGCGGTAGAAAACGTGCATTTTGTGAAAAAAGCAGATAAATTTGTATTTTTTAGAGACTGTTTAGCAAGTATCAAATTTCAAAGCACAATAAGCCGCTGCTTACTGATTTGATCTGGACTCGGTTTTCTTTTTAACGCGGATCAATGGAATTTGATGTGGAGAGGCATCCTCATAGCGTTCGGTTGAATCTCCATCGAAATGGTATAAACCGAGTGTGTCATCGTCTGGAGTAAATGTGCCAATGGGCGTGTTATACACCCCTTCGTCATAACGCACAACACGGCTGATTCTCAGTTCGTCTATATACATGCCAGATGCAGGCACCGCTTTCAGACCACTCTCCTTTAGAACAGGAACACCACCAATCAGAAGAGGTTCACTCATAGATGCGAGATGACTCCCAGGGACGAGTCCAGCAATAGAACCGCCACATCCGACAGTAGAGCTGCCGTCAATTATCGCCACGTAATAGACCCACCGCCCGGTAGGTTGTGTCCCTCATATTATTCCGGATCCACCCTCAACGCCTCTTGTGACAATGGCGGGACTCGCTTTATACCCATCACCAACAATGGCACAGGTAAAGCGGTTTGTCTGACCTACTATGGAGAAGGCAGCACGGGCCCCAGCAGTTAGTGATCGGATATCTCGAACGCTCGGCGGTCTGTCTATGTATACCCATGCCTCAATCGTTAACGGACCTGGATAATCAGGAAACCAAGGTTTTTCAGTTTGCACGCGTCGGAGTTCGGGATTTAGTTCAAGCCAACCGCCTCCAGCCGGAGAGGGTTCATGTGGTGCTGCAAGGAGTGTCACAGGCAACATCAAGATGATTAGCAAACATGTTTCTTTTAGGTATTTCATGAGGGGCCTCTGTCAACATTAATTGTAGGGTTGGTTAAGTTGTAAGCGGAGTACACCGCGGTGCCGCGTGCCGATATAGAAAATGCCACGATCAACAGCAAAAGCGGTTATTTTGTATGGAACTTTAGATGAAATCCGAATCAATGTATCTGTCTCCGCGTCTATCCGATAAACGCCTCGGTTAGTTACACCGTAG contains:
- a CDS encoding PQQ-binding-like beta-propeller repeat protein; translation: MKPLWKLRSIYLIKLAVFLAFAVSTASAEKEIALWGGTLSRNMVSDEKNIPASWDLETGENIKWTAELGSQSYAGPLVIGGKVFVGTNNKALYNPKLTGDRGNLMAFRESDGKFLWQSTHTKLTSGRVNDWPLQGICSTPFIEGDRLYYISNRCEVVCVDTEGFLDGENDGPFTNETETSEIDGDIIWSYDMMDELDVFPHNLATCSPLVVGDLLFLETSNGVDEGHIHIPSPDAPSFIALNKNTGELVWEDASPGEGILHGQWSNPAYGVIKGVPQVIIPGGDGWVYAFAPETGDIIWKFDCNPKASVWELGGRGTRNNIISTPVVYDDKVFIAVGQDPEHGEGVGHLWCIDASQTGDITETAGIWHFGDEQFNRTMSTVAIADELLYIADLSGFLYCLDVNTGDLYWKYDTFAAIWGSPYVVDGKVYLGDEDGDVVVLKAGKTEQFLFEMNMGSAVYTTPMAKNGVLYIVTRNMLIAIEEKK
- a CDS encoding PQQ-binding-like beta-propeller repeat protein — translated: MRYQKPICCRLFICFLLVAVPMSVVAGDWPTWRGPNQNGTSPETGLISNWSVEGENLLWEAEFIGRSTPIVLNDRVYVIGRVGKDITEQERIACFDAETGELIWNYQFNVFHTTISFNRVGWTSLAGDPETGNIYAHGVQGLFFCFDKDGNIVWSRSLTEEYGRISGYGGRVHTPIIAGDLVVISYLNSGWGAHAATRHRYFAFDKGTGELIWISTPGGRPLDTTYSTPVVANINGQQLIIGGNADGGIYAMKQSTGEMVWGFKLSQRGINTSVVVSGTKVYTSHSEENIDSTEMGRVVCIDATGSGDVTKTHELWRYDAVNVGYASPTIHGGHLYVVDNSANVHAVNADTGELLWMHNIGKVGKGSPAWADGKLYVTEVNGGFVILQPGEDKCETLSTQEISRADEDHYVEIYGSPAIADGRIYFTTEERLYCIGRNE